A region of Desulfuromonas sp. TF DNA encodes the following proteins:
- the dprA gene encoding DNA-processing protein DprA: MTSEEKDWLRLHLTRGLGRTGIIQLMQAFGSVREILTAGPKAWTERAGVRAAVAVELPGGNDPRLEEACRSLETIQAGIVNLWDERYPCLLRKIHDPPALLYVRGRIPGEESLAVVGARKASHAARRLTAEICTELAGRDITIVSGLARGIDSAAHQGALEGGGSTVGVLGCGIDLVYPSENARLFQQTAERGAVISEYPPGTPPLSGHFPGRNRIISGMSRGVLVVEAAEGSGSLITVDFALEQGREVFAVPGPVYASNGAGVNRLLKEGAHVVTEARDILEILWPQIPPREVRHREDSFAAALPDTARDIYLHLGDEPLHVDDLVQKSGLTPMDVSAILLHLELRGGVEQLPGMRFVRRRGP, encoded by the coding sequence ATGACGTCTGAAGAGAAGGACTGGCTGCGCCTGCATCTCACCCGCGGACTCGGACGCACCGGCATTATCCAGCTGATGCAGGCTTTCGGCTCGGTCCGGGAAATCCTCACGGCGGGTCCAAAGGCCTGGACGGAGCGCGCCGGCGTCCGGGCGGCGGTTGCCGTCGAGCTGCCCGGGGGAAATGACCCCAGGCTGGAGGAGGCCTGTCGGAGCCTGGAAACGATCCAGGCCGGCATTGTCAATTTGTGGGATGAGCGCTATCCCTGCCTGTTGCGGAAGATTCACGATCCTCCGGCCCTGCTTTATGTCAGGGGGCGGATCCCCGGCGAGGAGTCTCTGGCGGTGGTCGGCGCCCGCAAGGCTTCGCACGCGGCCAGACGCCTGACGGCGGAGATCTGCACCGAGCTGGCGGGGCGGGACATCACCATCGTGAGCGGGCTGGCGCGTGGGATCGACAGCGCTGCTCATCAGGGCGCCCTTGAGGGAGGTGGTTCCACCGTCGGGGTTCTGGGCTGCGGGATCGACCTGGTCTACCCGTCCGAAAACGCACGGCTCTTTCAACAGACGGCTGAGCGCGGGGCGGTCATTTCCGAGTATCCTCCGGGAACGCCTCCGCTATCAGGGCACTTTCCCGGTCGCAACCGCATCATCAGCGGCATGAGTCGCGGGGTGCTCGTCGTGGAAGCCGCCGAAGGAAGCGGTTCACTGATCACCGTAGACTTTGCCCTGGAGCAGGGGCGGGAAGTATTCGCCGTTCCCGGCCCGGTATACGCATCCAACGGCGCCGGAGTCAATCGCCTGCTCAAAGAAGGCGCCCACGTGGTAACCGAGGCCAGGGACATTCTTGAAATCCTCTGGCCCCAGATCCCTCCCCGGGAGGTGCGCCACCGGGAGGATTCCTTTGCCGCCGCCCTCCCCGACACTGCGCGGGATATTTATCTGCATCTCGGAGATGAACCTCTTCACGTGGACGACCTGGTCCAGAAAAGTGGCTTGACACCTATGGATGTTTCCGCTATTTTACTGCACCTAGAACTCCGGGGGGGCGTTGAACAGCTTCCCGGCATGCGCTTCGTCCGCCGACGGGGACCCTGA
- a CDS encoding nucleoside triphosphate pyrophosphatase has translation MTSPHEIVLASASPRRRELLQSVGISFAVVPSRAAEEVLPGETPEEHVIRLSKDKAREVADRPEAPGRWFIGSDTIVLRDDAILGKPEDVEDAALMLRSLSGRSHRVLSGYAVFDRRSGSTVAGVVSTVVRFKELTAEEIAGYIATGEPLDKAGAYAIQGIGAFMVLGIEGSYTNVVGLPLCEVVEVLERLGAVRLFEREE, from the coding sequence ATGACCTCTCCCCACGAAATCGTCCTTGCCTCCGCCTCCCCCCGCCGCCGGGAACTTCTGCAGTCGGTGGGCATCTCCTTCGCCGTCGTGCCCAGCCGGGCCGCAGAGGAGGTCCTCCCCGGCGAGACGCCCGAGGAGCATGTCATCCGCCTGAGCAAGGACAAGGCCCGTGAAGTGGCGGACCGTCCCGAAGCGCCCGGACGCTGGTTCATCGGCAGCGACACCATCGTTCTGCGGGACGACGCCATCCTGGGAAAACCGGAAGATGTCGAAGACGCCGCCCTCATGCTGCGCTCCCTCTCCGGCCGCTCTCACCGGGTGCTTTCGGGCTACGCGGTATTCGATCGCCGGAGCGGCTCCACGGTTGCCGGGGTCGTCTCCACCGTGGTCCGGTTCAAGGAGTTGACAGCAGAGGAGATCGCGGGGTACATTGCCACCGGTGAGCCGCTGGACAAGGCCGGTGCCTACGCCATTCAGGGGATCGGCGCCTTCATGGTCCTCGGCATCGAGGGAAGCTACACCAACGTGGTCGGCCTCCCCCTGTGCGAAGTGGTGGAGGTGCTGGAGCGCCTGGGGGCAGTCCGGCTCTTTGAGCGTGAGGAGTGA
- the ybgF gene encoding tol-pal system protein YbgF: MRIHFSIIMILSAVLSGCAVPQPLPKQALTRADLQSLEQGQEDLSRQMQKIQDNVLLVEARMQDQQQIIEEMKTALAALKVTPAGEKTEPETAEGGGVSPGTALSPTEIYLQAFADYTSGRFQQGIAGFESFISRYPESEYAGNARYWLGECYYSLQQYEQAAQEFARLVEEYPQSNKTPEALLKMSSALLRMEQPDRAGQALKILLQRYPDSSAAKKARQTEPFSTILQNGGM; encoded by the coding sequence ATGCGAATCCATTTTTCGATCATCATGATCCTTTCGGCAGTCCTCTCCGGCTGCGCGGTTCCCCAACCGCTCCCCAAACAGGCACTCACCAGAGCGGACCTGCAAAGCCTCGAGCAGGGGCAGGAGGACCTCTCCCGGCAGATGCAGAAAATTCAGGACAACGTACTCCTGGTCGAGGCCCGGATGCAGGATCAGCAGCAGATCATTGAAGAGATGAAGACGGCTCTAGCGGCACTAAAGGTCACCCCTGCCGGGGAAAAGACGGAGCCTGAGACAGCGGAAGGGGGCGGGGTTTCTCCGGGCACGGCTCTCTCACCCACCGAAATTTATCTTCAGGCCTTCGCCGACTATACGTCGGGCCGATTTCAGCAGGGGATTGCCGGTTTCGAATCCTTCATCAGCCGCTATCCTGAAAGCGAATATGCCGGCAATGCACGATATTGGCTCGGAGAATGCTACTATTCGCTTCAGCAGTATGAACAGGCCGCGCAGGAATTCGCCAGGTTGGTCGAAGAGTATCCGCAGAGCAACAAGACCCCCGAGGCCCTGCTGAAGATGTCCTCAGCCCTGCTCCGGATGGAACAGCCCGACCGGGCCGGACAAGCTCTGAAGATCCTGCTCCAGCGCTATCCCGACAGCTCCGCAGCCAAGAAGGCACGGCAGACCGAGCCGTTTTCGACCATCCTGCAGAATGGGGGAATGTGA
- the topA gene encoding type I DNA topoisomerase — protein MTKSLVIVESPAKAKTIEKFLGKGYKVLASYGHVRALPSKQGSVDVAHDFEPKYHILPESKKQIATLKKEVQQSDELILATDLDREGEAIAWHLLEALDIDEQGDSPKVKRVTFHEITKGAIQKAMAEPRRIARELVDAQQARSILDYLVGFNLSPFLWKKIRYGLSAGRVQSVALRLVCEREKEIGAFVSREYWTIEALLASAAGKSFRARLSAVDGKKLDKFAIETESAAKELVDAIAREEFRVDQLTRSEKKRNPAAPFTTSTLQQEASRKLGFSARKTMTVAQKLYEGIDIGEGSVGLITYMRTDSVALSDVATSEAKEVITGMFGAEYALDKPRVYKSKAKNAQEAHEAIRPTIIGQTPEKLKAFLSSDQYRLYQLIWKRTVASQMAIAILDATTVDIAAGKRFVFRASGQVIRFPGFMKLYIEGTDDTEEEQEGTLPSLEEGEAVQRQELLPDQHFTQPPPRYTEASLVKTLEEYGIGRPSTYASIMNTLVTRKYVRLEKRAFYAEDVGMVVNDLLVKHFTRYVDYDFTAGMEENLDAISRGEKKWRPVLGEFWEPFISLLKQKEKEVSKEDVTTEKTDRDCPECGKPLVIKLGRSGRFLACSGFPECRHTEPLSGEEQEEPEVSEEKCDKCGAHMLIKMGRYGKFLACSAYPECKNIQPLVKPTALGITCPECKEGELMEKKSRYGKIFYSCNRYPQCKYALWDQPINEPCPKCGYPVIVEKVTKRFGTYRKCPTENCDYKLVLVEPEKKESAAKKPAAKGKTKKGAKA, from the coding sequence ATGACAAAATCACTGGTAATCGTCGAATCTCCGGCCAAGGCGAAGACCATCGAAAAGTTTCTCGGCAAGGGGTACAAGGTCCTGGCCTCCTACGGACATGTGCGCGCTCTGCCCAGCAAACAGGGGTCCGTGGATGTGGCTCACGATTTCGAGCCCAAGTACCACATCCTGCCCGAGAGCAAAAAGCAGATCGCCACCCTGAAAAAAGAAGTCCAGCAGAGCGATGAACTGATCCTCGCCACGGACCTCGACCGGGAAGGGGAAGCCATCGCCTGGCACCTGCTCGAGGCCCTGGATATCGACGAGCAGGGCGACTCCCCGAAGGTCAAGAGGGTCACCTTTCACGAGATCACCAAGGGCGCCATTCAGAAGGCCATGGCCGAGCCGCGCCGTATCGCCCGCGAACTGGTGGACGCTCAGCAGGCACGCTCCATTCTCGACTATCTGGTGGGCTTCAATCTCTCCCCTTTCCTGTGGAAGAAAATCCGCTACGGGCTCTCCGCCGGGCGGGTGCAATCGGTGGCCCTGCGCCTGGTCTGTGAGAGGGAAAAGGAAATAGGGGCCTTCGTTTCCCGGGAATACTGGACCATTGAAGCCCTGCTCGCCTCGGCGGCGGGCAAATCCTTCCGCGCGCGTCTCTCCGCCGTGGACGGGAAAAAGCTGGACAAGTTTGCCATCGAGACGGAAAGCGCCGCGAAGGAACTGGTCGATGCCATTGCCCGGGAAGAGTTCCGGGTCGATCAGCTCACCCGAAGCGAAAAAAAGCGCAACCCCGCTGCCCCCTTCACCACCAGCACCCTGCAGCAGGAGGCCAGCCGCAAACTCGGCTTCTCTGCCCGAAAAACGATGACCGTGGCCCAGAAGCTGTATGAGGGGATCGACATCGGCGAAGGATCGGTCGGACTGATCACTTATATGCGAACCGACTCGGTGGCTCTGTCGGACGTGGCGACCTCCGAAGCCAAAGAGGTCATCACAGGGATGTTCGGCGCCGAGTATGCCCTGGACAAGCCGCGGGTCTACAAAAGCAAGGCCAAAAACGCTCAGGAAGCTCACGAGGCGATTCGACCCACCATCATCGGTCAGACTCCCGAGAAGCTCAAAGCTTTCCTCAGCTCCGACCAGTACCGGCTCTACCAGCTCATTTGGAAACGCACTGTCGCCTCGCAGATGGCCATAGCGATTCTCGACGCCACGACTGTGGATATCGCTGCGGGCAAACGTTTCGTCTTTCGCGCCTCTGGCCAGGTCATCCGCTTTCCCGGCTTCATGAAGCTCTACATCGAGGGGACCGACGATACCGAAGAAGAGCAGGAGGGGACTCTGCCGTCTCTGGAGGAAGGGGAGGCCGTGCAGCGGCAGGAGCTTCTCCCCGACCAGCACTTCACTCAGCCGCCGCCGCGCTACACTGAAGCCAGTCTGGTCAAAACCCTCGAAGAGTACGGCATCGGCCGGCCATCCACGTATGCCTCGATCATGAACACCCTGGTGACCCGCAAGTATGTGCGACTGGAGAAACGCGCCTTCTACGCCGAGGATGTGGGGATGGTGGTCAACGACCTGCTGGTGAAGCATTTCACCCGCTATGTCGACTACGATTTCACTGCCGGGATGGAGGAAAACCTCGATGCCATCTCCCGCGGCGAGAAGAAATGGCGGCCGGTCCTCGGTGAATTCTGGGAACCGTTCATCTCCCTCCTGAAACAGAAGGAGAAAGAGGTCTCCAAGGAAGACGTCACCACGGAAAAGACCGATAGAGACTGCCCCGAGTGCGGTAAGCCGCTGGTCATCAAGCTTGGCCGCTCCGGCCGTTTCCTGGCCTGCAGCGGCTTTCCCGAGTGCCGCCATACCGAGCCCCTCTCCGGAGAGGAGCAGGAAGAGCCGGAAGTCTCTGAGGAAAAGTGTGACAAATGCGGCGCTCACATGCTGATCAAGATGGGGCGATACGGGAAATTTCTCGCCTGTTCCGCCTATCCGGAGTGCAAGAACATTCAGCCCCTGGTCAAACCGACCGCCCTCGGCATCACCTGTCCCGAATGCAAGGAAGGGGAGCTGATGGAGAAGAAGAGCCGCTACGGCAAAATCTTCTACTCCTGCAACCGCTATCCCCAGTGCAAATATGCCCTGTGGGATCAGCCGATCAACGAGCCGTGCCCCAAATGCGGCTACCCGGTGATTGTCGAGAAGGTCACCAAACGCTTCGGCACCTACCGAAAGTGCCCCACTGAAAACTGCGACTACAAGCTGGTGCTGGTGGAGCCGGAAAAGAAGGAGAGCGCGGCCAAAAAGCCCGCCGCCAAAGGGAAAACCAAGAAAGGCGCCAAAGCATAG
- a CDS encoding DUF494 domain-containing protein gives MRERVLAIVTLIARYVMEDRDPLTESDLVEELLAVGFEAEEIDAAFSWMESLSLQTSTQTDVLLSLPPQRIFTPEEIQLISCEARGFLSRLRSLGILDEHAQEEIIDRAMQVAEDELSLKEMKTLTALTLFARSHEDWRREVDCFMEDDWSRLYH, from the coding sequence TTGAGAGAACGGGTCCTGGCAATCGTAACCCTCATCGCCCGGTATGTCATGGAGGACCGTGACCCCTTGACCGAAAGCGACCTGGTCGAGGAACTTCTGGCGGTGGGTTTCGAGGCGGAGGAAATCGATGCCGCCTTCAGCTGGATGGAGAGCCTGTCCCTTCAGACCTCCACCCAGACCGACGTCCTCCTGTCCCTGCCTCCGCAGAGGATTTTCACCCCTGAGGAAATCCAGCTGATTTCCTGCGAGGCGCGAGGGTTTCTGTCTCGCCTGCGATCCCTGGGCATCCTGGATGAGCACGCCCAGGAGGAGATCATCGACAGAGCGATGCAGGTCGCCGAAGATGAGCTCTCCCTCAAGGAGATGAAGACGCTGACGGCGCTTACTCTCTTTGCCCGATCCCACGAAGACTGGCGGCGGGAGGTAGACTGCTTCATGGAAGACGACTGGTCGCGGCTGTATCATTGA
- the trmFO gene encoding methylenetetrahydrofolate--tRNA-(uracil(54)-C(5))-methyltransferase (FADH(2)-oxidizing) TrmFO, producing the protein MESEPLNKIIVIGGGLAGCEAAWQAAGEGAEVLLYEMKPQRFSPAHNSSNLGELVCSNSLRGTGMNNAVGCLKEELRRCASLFMEAADATAVPAGGALAVDREAFSAYLTGKIEAHPRITLVRDEVTAIPAEGTVIIASGPLTSEALSADIARRAGGEHLYFYDAIAPIVEADSIDFSKAWRASRYGKGGDDYVNCPLTREEYFAFIEALKGAQKVPARDFEKMIHFEGCMPIEEMAERGEMTPAFGPMKPVGLADPRTGREPFAVVQLRQDDRHATLYNIVGFQTKLTYPEQRRIFTAIPGLENARFARLGSVHRNTFLNAPTCLTRSLQLKSDPRIFFAGQITGVEGYVESAAIGFLAGLFAPRTLRNETLPHPPLTTALGALQSHLADSSPENFQPMNVNYGLFPPLEGRKMKRADRRLAMAERALADLESWRKNLDL; encoded by the coding sequence CTGGAATCTGAACCCTTGAATAAAATCATCGTCATCGGCGGCGGCCTGGCCGGCTGCGAGGCGGCCTGGCAGGCGGCCGGCGAAGGGGCCGAAGTCCTCCTTTACGAGATGAAGCCCCAGCGCTTCTCCCCCGCCCATAACTCTTCGAACCTCGGGGAGCTGGTCTGCTCCAACAGTCTGCGCGGGACGGGGATGAACAATGCCGTCGGCTGCCTCAAGGAGGAACTGCGCCGCTGCGCCTCCCTGTTCATGGAAGCCGCCGATGCCACCGCCGTCCCCGCGGGAGGCGCCCTGGCCGTGGACAGGGAAGCCTTCTCCGCCTATCTGACCGGGAAAATCGAGGCGCACCCCCGCATCACCCTGGTGCGTGATGAGGTGACCGCCATCCCCGCCGAGGGGACCGTCATCATCGCCTCCGGGCCGCTGACCTCCGAGGCCCTCTCCGCCGACATCGCCCGCCGCGCCGGCGGCGAGCACCTCTATTTCTACGACGCCATCGCCCCCATCGTCGAAGCCGACTCCATCGATTTCTCCAAGGCCTGGCGGGCCTCCCGCTACGGCAAGGGGGGGGACGACTACGTCAACTGCCCCCTAACCAGAGAAGAGTACTTCGCGTTCATCGAGGCGCTCAAGGGCGCGCAGAAGGTTCCGGCCCGGGATTTCGAGAAGATGATCCATTTCGAGGGGTGCATGCCGATCGAGGAGATGGCCGAACGCGGCGAGATGACCCCGGCCTTCGGCCCGATGAAACCGGTGGGCCTCGCCGACCCCCGCACCGGCAGGGAGCCCTTCGCGGTCGTCCAGCTGCGCCAGGACGACCGGCACGCCACCCTGTACAACATCGTGGGTTTCCAGACCAAGCTCACCTATCCCGAGCAGCGGCGCATCTTTACCGCCATTCCCGGACTGGAGAACGCCCGCTTCGCCCGCCTCGGCAGCGTGCATCGCAATACCTTCCTCAACGCTCCGACCTGTCTGACGCGCTCCCTGCAGTTGAAGAGCGATCCGAGGATCTTCTTCGCCGGGCAGATCACCGGGGTGGAGGGGTATGTGGAGTCGGCGGCCATCGGTTTTCTGGCGGGGCTCTTCGCTCCCCGCACGCTGCGGAACGAAACGCTCCCCCACCCGCCGCTCACCACCGCTCTCGGAGCGCTGCAGAGCCACCTGGCCGATTCCAGTCCCGAGAATTTCCAGCCGATGAACGTCAACTACGGCCTCTTCCCTCCCCTGGAAGGACGCAAGATGAAGCGGGCCGACCGCCGTCTGGCCATGGCCGAGCGGGCTCTGGCCGACCTTGAATCATGGCGCAAGAACCTGGATCTATAG
- a CDS encoding YggS family pyridoxal phosphate-dependent enzyme has translation MSIKDNLEHIRGRIAAACARSGRDPDSVRLVAVSKTKPAAMIDEAAAAGQIIFGESYVQDFLGKIEEVRSKPEWHFIGALQSNKVKYLRGKVVLIHSVDRLSLAREVDRQWGKLGRTVDILLQVNIGGEETKAGTAEEELKNLVRRTAELPNVRIRGLMTLPPFLDDPEEVRPYFRRLRELADGIRKLGIAGVEMEELSMGMSHDFEVAVEEGATLVRVGTAIFGERERK, from the coding sequence ATGTCCATCAAAGACAATCTCGAACATATCCGCGGCCGTATCGCCGCCGCCTGCGCCCGCAGCGGCCGTGATCCCGACTCCGTGCGTCTGGTGGCGGTCTCCAAGACCAAGCCCGCCGCCATGATCGACGAGGCGGCCGCCGCCGGCCAGATCATCTTCGGCGAAAGTTATGTGCAGGATTTCCTAGGGAAAATCGAGGAGGTCCGCTCCAAGCCCGAATGGCACTTCATCGGCGCCCTTCAGAGCAACAAAGTGAAATATCTGCGGGGAAAGGTGGTGCTCATCCACTCGGTGGACCGCCTTTCCCTGGCCCGGGAGGTCGACCGCCAGTGGGGGAAGCTCGGCCGGACGGTCGATATCCTGCTGCAGGTCAACATCGGCGGCGAAGAGACCAAGGCCGGCACGGCTGAAGAAGAGTTGAAGAACCTCGTCCGCCGGACGGCGGAGCTGCCCAACGTGCGCATTCGTGGGCTGATGACCCTCCCGCCCTTCCTGGACGATCCGGAGGAGGTGCGTCCCTATTTCCGCAGGCTCCGGGAGCTGGCTGACGGGATCAGGAAACTGGGGATCGCCGGGGTGGAGATGGAGGAACTTTCCATGGGCATGAGCCACGATTTCGAAGTGGCCGTCGAGGAGGGCGCGACGCTGGTGCGCGTCGGCACAGCCATCTTCGGCGAGAGGGAGAGGAAATAG
- a CDS encoding metallophosphoesterase family protein codes for MTGFPEDVGDKDQGRLLAVGDIHGCLDHLERLMARVEPTQSDRIVFMGDYIDRGPDGKGVIDYLIEFGGRFPETVFLKGNHEAMFLDFLAGRNQWLFLYNGGASTLESYQEERGIRIPKAHFNFFSTLRLYHETDKFIFVHAGLRPGKPLERQEEKDLLWIREEFITSSFDWGKTVVFGHTPQKQPLLDKNKICVDTGAVFGNSLSCCDVEKRRCWTSRPLPPA; via the coding sequence GTGACGGGATTTCCGGAAGATGTCGGAGATAAGGATCAGGGCAGGCTGCTCGCGGTGGGGGACATCCACGGCTGCCTCGATCATCTCGAGCGGCTGATGGCCCGGGTCGAGCCGACCCAATCCGATCGGATCGTCTTTATGGGCGACTATATCGACCGGGGTCCGGACGGCAAGGGGGTCATCGATTATCTCATCGAGTTCGGCGGACGCTTTCCCGAAACCGTTTTTCTCAAGGGCAATCACGAAGCGATGTTCCTTGACTTTCTCGCCGGCCGGAACCAATGGCTCTTTCTCTACAACGGCGGCGCTTCCACCCTGGAGAGCTATCAGGAAGAGAGGGGGATCCGCATCCCCAAGGCTCACTTCAATTTTTTTTCCACCCTCCGCCTGTATCACGAGACGGACAAATTTATCTTCGTCCACGCCGGCCTGCGTCCCGGCAAGCCCCTGGAACGGCAGGAGGAAAAAGATCTCCTCTGGATTCGTGAAGAGTTTATCACCTCCTCTTTCGACTGGGGGAAGACGGTGGTCTTCGGCCATACTCCCCAGAAACAGCCGCTGCTGGATAAAAACAAGATCTGCGTCGATACCGGAGCGGTGTTCGGGAATTCCCTGAGCTGCTGCGACGTCGAGAAGCGGCGGTGCTGGACCTCACGGCCGCTGCCGCCGGCGTGA
- a CDS encoding U32 family peptidase — translation MLQPELLAPAGDLEKLQTALDYGADAVYAGGEQFGLRAPAGNFTLQDLGRAREMTSTRGKRLYLTLNAYLRPGEIESLCAYLEALRPLDLDAYIVSDPGVLAQVRRLDPQRPIHLSTQANTTNASAVRFWQESGVSRVNLARELTLEEIRDIGSGCDVELEAFVHGALCVAYSGRCLLSAALTGRSANQGACAQPCRWKYGLMEETRPGEYFPVEEDGRGTYLMNSRDLCLVEYLPELLAAGVGSLKIEGRMKSRYYVAAVTRVYRAALDAWLKDPDTWRFDPLWREELDKVSHRPYGTGFLFGGDDPQIHRRDSRYVRLYDFVGVVQSVAAGGKGVVQGRNRFFPGDSLELIGPGMRGTGFHAGTLFSENGEPLAAGQPNARIVMDLPDGTQPGDLLRKTVLG, via the coding sequence ATGCTCCAACCTGAACTGCTCGCCCCGGCCGGAGACCTGGAAAAGCTGCAGACCGCCCTCGACTACGGCGCCGATGCCGTTTATGCGGGAGGGGAGCAGTTCGGACTGCGAGCCCCGGCCGGCAATTTTACCTTGCAGGATCTGGGCCGCGCCCGTGAGATGACCTCGACCCGCGGCAAGCGCCTCTATCTCACCCTCAACGCCTACCTGCGGCCGGGGGAGATCGAATCATTATGCGCCTACCTGGAAGCGCTGCGCCCGCTGGACCTCGACGCCTACATCGTTTCGGACCCCGGAGTCCTGGCCCAGGTGCGCCGCCTTGATCCGCAGCGGCCCATCCATCTTTCCACCCAGGCCAATACCACCAATGCTTCCGCCGTCCGCTTCTGGCAGGAGTCGGGGGTCAGTCGGGTCAATCTGGCCCGCGAGCTTACCCTGGAAGAGATAAGGGACATCGGCTCCGGATGCGACGTGGAACTGGAGGCCTTCGTTCACGGCGCCCTGTGCGTCGCCTATTCGGGTCGCTGTCTCCTTTCCGCCGCACTGACCGGGCGGAGCGCCAATCAGGGGGCTTGCGCCCAGCCCTGCCGCTGGAAATACGGGCTGATGGAGGAGACGCGCCCGGGAGAGTATTTCCCCGTGGAGGAAGACGGCCGGGGAACCTACCTGATGAACAGCCGGGATCTGTGCCTGGTGGAATATCTCCCGGAGTTGCTGGCCGCCGGGGTGGGAAGCCTGAAGATCGAGGGGAGGATGAAAAGCCGGTATTACGTGGCGGCGGTGACCCGTGTCTACCGGGCCGCCCTCGATGCCTGGCTCAAGGACCCCGATACGTGGCGTTTTGATCCTCTCTGGCGGGAAGAGCTCGATAAGGTCAGCCATCGCCCCTATGGCACGGGTTTTCTCTTCGGAGGCGATGATCCGCAAATCCATCGCCGCGACTCCCGTTATGTGCGCCTCTATGATTTCGTCGGGGTCGTGCAGAGCGTCGCCGCCGGAGGAAAGGGAGTGGTGCAGGGGCGCAACCGATTCTTCCCCGGCGACTCCCTGGAGCTCATCGGGCCGGGAATGCGAGGGACCGGTTTCCATGCCGGCACGCTTTTCTCCGAGAATGGAGAGCCGCTGGCCGCCGGTCAGCCCAACGCCCGGATCGTCATGGACCTTCCGGATGGAACGCAGCCGGGGGATCTGTTGAGAAAAACCGTCCTTGGTTAA
- a CDS encoding LysM peptidoglycan-binding domain-containing protein, with the protein MIRRMTLLLCLLLLPFSVPAQESARTYVIKKGDTLWGISERFLKDPYYWPNLWANNPFVSNPHFIYPGQKINIYDGRIEIVPVRPETKAPVEAPPITAIPPAEAAAVPLPEPQESITIKTRSGAEGFISREELDSAGILIDTVDNRILMATGDQVFLKIDDPASLSPGEPFSLFRIGREVEHPVTGEPLGYQVVSLGALQVTDIDGAVATAKITVAHEEIQRGDRLRPVPPDRSEVVLKSSNRDLSGYLVAAKSDQVLLGQHDIVYVDLGSEDGLESGNLLYISRSRKATELALEEDIQLPDVLLGSAVVLETRPQTATALVLKSADALQLGDRVSTVTRQ; encoded by the coding sequence ATGATCCGTAGAATGACGCTTCTGCTTTGCCTGCTGCTGCTCCCCTTCTCCGTCCCGGCGCAGGAGAGCGCCCGGACCTATGTCATCAAAAAAGGCGATACGCTCTGGGGGATCTCGGAACGATTCCTCAAGGACCCTTATTACTGGCCCAACCTGTGGGCAAACAACCCCTTCGTCTCCAATCCCCATTTCATCTATCCGGGGCAGAAAATCAATATTTACGACGGGCGAATCGAGATCGTTCCGGTTAGGCCGGAAACAAAAGCGCCGGTCGAAGCTCCCCCAATTACCGCCATCCCCCCCGCCGAAGCCGCAGCGGTCCCGCTTCCCGAACCGCAGGAGTCCATAACCATCAAAACCAGGAGCGGGGCCGAAGGGTTCATCTCCCGGGAGGAGCTCGATTCCGCCGGCATTCTGATCGACACCGTAGACAACCGGATACTGATGGCGACCGGGGATCAGGTCTTTCTGAAAATAGATGATCCGGCATCGTTAAGTCCCGGTGAGCCCTTCTCCCTTTTCCGCATCGGCAGGGAGGTGGAGCACCCGGTCACCGGGGAACCGCTCGGATATCAGGTGGTCAGCCTGGGAGCGTTGCAGGTCACCGACATCGACGGCGCCGTGGCGACCGCGAAAATCACCGTTGCCCACGAAGAGATCCAGCGTGGGGACCGGCTGCGCCCCGTGCCGCCCGACCGCAGCGAAGTCGTCCTGAAGAGCTCGAATCGGGATCTCTCCGGCTACCTGGTCGCCGCCAAAAGCGATCAGGTCCTTCTCGGGCAGCATGATATCGTTTATGTGGACCTTGGTTCCGAGGACGGATTGGAAAGCGGGAACCTTCTTTATATTTCCCGTTCCCGCAAAGCGACGGAACTGGCCCTGGAGGAAGACATCCAGCTTCCCGATGTCCTCCTGGGATCCGCCGTGGTCCTGGAGACCCGCCCGCAAACGGCCACGGCCCTGGTCCTCAAATCGGCAGATGCCCTCCAGTTGGGAGATCGTGTCTCCACCGTGACCCGGCAATAA